Proteins from one Natrinema salinisoli genomic window:
- a CDS encoding pentapeptide repeat-containing protein codes for MTKVVFHRVDSIIKYNRGRETEQEERCEYEFDPGAWEETHDNDAQLYDQELNEGNVWRCPHKRKEGHSKCIFHLPVDKKNDDEVLESLVEEIEQPSGKSETPTYRKQTLQLIGARFGEFDIGKIDILDENTDTLDLRHAHISGEIQWKDVSFHPSLLFDGANFESSLMFDGVDFTSNVSFSNACFETSSDDVLSFHDCVFYENINFSNTTVEPTAYFTQSEFLEKADFSDWTIQQGASFQMSKFRGETSFSSSTVTGGLDKWPENWGMNFWKAHFDGELRFPHSTFEHPLNFKSTTCSEGVNLINVEFLSFGDFSEMVSYGEVDISRSTLSEGLRFQSATISGPIEITNIDLHDSHCNIDFENAELSSGSLHQPSQGYIMYLFNEAEVGDIDLKPGTSTSFSLLDRLTGGLSSESSTDLLQYYYFLNTGFNGLDFSRYHRELEETGWVLHTMSGREFDNLRYRLEVDPSDDKEHDGPEVLSFSIDMSNPDILGSTYLKAKNGAQKVGDSKSASEFFIREMKYRKKRHKQEFKVATSGLISTFPYVSDEKSSNPKNPLKPGYRWFVNSFLEFTSGYGERLGVVVLYSLLTIINFGLIFPLAGGITNGEDRLSLSVVGSNSHNLVEVLWQNLYFSLVTFTTLGNNYRPVGPIAQILTGIESLLGSFLLALLVFSLGRKVTR; via the coding sequence ATGACAAAAGTAGTATTTCATCGGGTAGATTCGATTATAAAATATAATAGAGGGAGAGAAACCGAGCAAGAGGAACGTTGCGAGTACGAATTCGACCCAGGTGCTTGGGAAGAAACGCATGATAATGATGCCCAACTATATGATCAAGAATTAAATGAAGGGAATGTTTGGAGATGTCCCCATAAACGAAAAGAAGGCCACTCTAAGTGTATATTTCATCTCCCAGTCGATAAAAAGAATGATGACGAGGTCCTCGAATCATTAGTTGAGGAAATTGAGCAACCATCTGGAAAATCGGAAACTCCCACATACAGAAAGCAAACACTTCAGCTAATTGGAGCACGCTTTGGAGAATTTGACATAGGAAAAATTGATATTTTAGATGAAAATACAGACACTCTAGACCTACGCCATGCGCATATCTCTGGGGAGATCCAGTGGAAGGATGTCTCATTTCACCCTTCGCTTCTCTTTGATGGCGCGAATTTTGAGAGCTCACTTATGTTTGATGGAGTCGACTTCACGTCGAATGTATCATTTTCCAATGCGTGCTTTGAAACAAGCTCAGATGATGTTCTTAGCTTCCATGATTGCGTCTTCTACGAAAATATCAACTTTAGCAATACTACAGTAGAACCAACTGCATACTTTACCCAGTCTGAATTCCTAGAGAAGGCTGATTTTTCAGACTGGACAATTCAGCAGGGTGCCTCTTTTCAAATGTCCAAATTCAGAGGAGAGACTAGCTTCAGTAGCTCTACTGTTACTGGTGGATTAGATAAATGGCCAGAAAATTGGGGCATGAACTTCTGGAAAGCGCATTTTGATGGCGAACTCCGGTTCCCACATAGTACGTTTGAACACCCATTAAATTTCAAGTCCACTACGTGTAGTGAAGGAGTGAATCTTATTAATGTAGAATTCCTATCTTTCGGGGACTTTTCAGAAATGGTAAGCTATGGGGAAGTAGATATTAGCAGAAGTACCCTCAGTGAGGGTCTTAGATTTCAGTCAGCGACAATTTCTGGACCAATAGAAATAACAAATATAGATCTACATGACTCCCATTGTAATATAGACTTTGAGAATGCTGAATTATCTAGTGGATCGCTTCACCAGCCCTCACAGGGGTATATTATGTACTTATTTAACGAGGCAGAAGTAGGAGATATTGACTTAAAGCCCGGAACATCCACCTCTTTCTCACTTCTTGATCGTCTCACCGGTGGATTATCTTCCGAGTCAAGTACAGATTTGCTTCAGTACTACTACTTTTTGAATACAGGTTTTAATGGGCTAGATTTCAGTAGATATCATAGAGAACTAGAAGAAACTGGTTGGGTTCTTCATACTATGTCTGGACGGGAATTTGACAATCTCCGATATAGACTAGAAGTAGATCCGTCAGATGACAAGGAACATGATGGACCTGAGGTTCTAAGTTTTAGCATTGATATGTCTAATCCAGACATATTGGGTTCAACGTATTTGAAAGCGAAAAATGGCGCTCAGAAGGTTGGAGACAGCAAATCTGCATCTGAATTCTTTATTCGAGAGATGAAATATAGGAAGAAGCGACACAAACAAGAATTCAAAGTTGCAACTTCAGGCCTAATCTCGACATTTCCGTATGTCTCAGATGAAAAGTCGTCAAACCCAAAAAATCCGCTCAAACCAGGATACAGATGGTTTGTTAATTCTTTCTTAGAATTCACAAGCGGGTACGGAGAACGACTTGGGGTTGTAGTGTTGTATTCTCTTCTGACAATAATTAACTTTGGCCTGATTTTCCCTCTCGCTGGGGGAATAACAAACGGAGAAGATCGTCTTTCCCTATCGGTAGTCGGAAGTAATAGCCATAATTTAGTTGAGGTTCTTTGGCAAAACTTATATTTCAGTTTAGTCACGTTCACTACCCTTGGGAATAACTATCGACCCGTTGGCCCTATAGCTCAAATATTAACGGGTATAGAGTCTCTTCTTGGATCTTTCCTACTTGCCCTACTTGTTTTCAGCCTTGGTCGCAAAGTGACGCGATGA
- a CDS encoding DUF7692 domain-containing protein, with product MRIRTDGDYAYRNDAIDRAADFYSCNKTKAIVSACDDVPKLVAAARQVLERDDLTLEQRREIAETLSTRAVTFEIEQSVNAHRE from the coding sequence ATGCGAATCCGAACCGACGGCGATTACGCCTACCGGAACGACGCGATCGACCGAGCAGCGGACTTCTACAGCTGTAACAAAACGAAAGCCATCGTCTCAGCGTGTGACGATGTGCCGAAATTGGTTGCCGCCGCACGCCAAGTCCTCGAGCGGGACGACCTTACGCTCGAGCAGCGTCGGGAGATTGCGGAGACACTCTCTACTCGAGCTGTGACCTTCGAAATAGAGCAGTCAGTGAACGCCCACCGAGAGTAG